One stretch of Cygnus olor isolate bCygOlo1 chromosome 1, bCygOlo1.pri.v2, whole genome shotgun sequence DNA includes these proteins:
- the LOC121061298 gene encoding hemoglobin subunit beta, translating into MVHWTAEEKQLITGLWGKVNVADCGAEALARLLIVYPWTQRFFSSFGNLSSPTAILGNPMVRAHGKKVLTSFGDAVKNLDNIKNTFAQLSELHCDKLHVDPENFRLLGDILIIVLAAHFAKDFTPDCQAAWQKLVRVVAHALARKYH; encoded by the exons ATGGTGCACTGGACAGCCGAGGAGAAGCAGCTCATCACCGGCCTCTGGGGCAAGGTCAATGTGGCCGACTGTGGTGCTGAGGCCCTGGCCAG GCTGCTGATCGTCTACCCCTGGACCCAGAGGTTCTTCTCTTCCTTCGGGAACCTGTCCAGCCCCACTGCCATCCTTGGCAACCCCATGGTCCGTGCCCATGGCAAGAAAGTGCTCACCTCCTTCGGAGATGCCGTGAAGAACCTGGACAACATCAAGAACACCTTCGCCCAGCTGTCTGAGCTGCACTGCGACAAGCTGCACGTGGACCCCGAGAACTTCAGG CTCCTGGGTGACATCCTCATCATCGTCCTGGCCGCCCACTTCGCCAAGGATTTCACTCCTGACTGCCAGGCTGCCTGGCAGAAGCTGGTCCGCGTGGTGGCCCACGCTCTGGCCCGCAAGTACCACTAA